DNA from Pajaroellobacter abortibovis:
TCCTCTCATCGTGCAGCAGGTGATCAAAAAGCTACTCTATCTCTGATTCATCCAACCAAGAGCAAAGGGAATGGACTACGACTTGCTCCATCCCTTTTTTGATGTTCCATAGCTCAATCAAATTACAACAGTTAGCGACCTGGAGGCTTTAAAGGGAGAATGCCCATCGAAGAAGGAGGAGGGGGGAAAATAGGAGAGCTCTTGATTCCCCCTAAAGGGGCAGAAAGCGGTGCGCTTTCGTTAATCCCATCAAGTGCATACAATGCGTTTAAAATGCGTTCAAAACCACATGCTTGAGCAGGCTCTTTGAAAAAGAGAGAAGCAATCCGAACAAGGCGCAAAGAAGTTGTCTTCCCCAGACTGACTTCTCTTTCTAAAAAAGATTCGAAGGTTCCATATCCCTTTGCAGCGTATAACTTCCTCGATTGAATATCTTTTAAGATGGAACCGATCTCCCAAAATCGTTTCGAAAGATTCTTTCTCAGTTTCTTGATATTAATAACAGCGGTGTGAAGATCAGCGATGGTCGCTTTAAGATCCTCAGTCTGCTGAGGAGCTCGAAGAGTCGAACGCGCACTTCCTGGAAATGACAACTCATTTGCCTTGGCTTTTTCTTTTTGCTTTGCAGCATGATGAGTGATCCAAGGGGCTCCACTGCCAACCCTTGTTTTTCTCTTTTTCTTCTCCTGCCTCGGTCTCTCCTCCCTGCGAGTTGCCTTACTGGTAGCTTTGGTTTTAGAGAGCATAGTAGATTTTGCGCTCGGAGTCTGTTTGGTCTCTCCGCTTTTGGCTATCCCCATCTCGTTTACGCCTAATGGTTAGAAAGGCCCTTCATTCTTTTATAGAATTCATCTATTGGATGGAAAACTACAGAAGGAATAAGGCCTTTATTTTTAAGAAAGAATACAATAAGAAATACAAACTGCTTAGCAAAAACTATCGATGTAAGTCTATCTTCATTTTTCTTTAGCAACTCAAGCTTTAGACTTTTTCATCGAGTCATTATTTTGGGAAGAAAGCATTCTCTTCGCTGCTTATGCACAGCCTTTCGAACACCTTATCGACATGTCCTTCTACTTTGACATGGTAAAAAGCTTCTTCTATTTTTTTGTCTGGTCGGATGAGAAAAGTGCTGCGAATGACCCCTTCTGTTATCTTTCCGTACAAATTTTTCTCTCCATAAGCTCCAAAAAGTTTATGCACCGTTAAATCAGGATCGCTGGCAAGAGGGATCTCCAAACGACAGCTGACTCGAAAGCGGTGATGGCTTTCTGTGGAATCTTTGGAAACACCGAGGATAGAGGCGTGATGTTGTTCAAAGTCAGCGATTCGTGCAGAGAAGGCTTGAGCTTCTCGAGTACACCCAGGGGTTTGATCTTTAGGATAAAAGTAAAGGATCAGAAAACGATCGGAAAAATCCGATAATGTTACTGTTTCTCCTTCATCTGTAAGAAGAGTAAAAGAAGGTGCCCTATCTCCTTTTTTGAGTCTGATCGATTCCATAAAATAAACTCCTCTCCACCATCCATAAATTAGTAAGAAGATGAAAAAACATCCTTTCCACCATCCAGAGAGCTCTTTAAATATAAGAAAAACAAGTGAAAAAGAAAAGATTGCTTTTTTAATCAGTCAGTTTAAGATGCCGTTTCCAGATGATGTTCTTCTTGGCATAGGAGACGATGCGGCGATTTTGGCTCCAATCCCAGGATTTAAGCTGGTGTGGACCATTGATGAGCAAGTAGAGGGGCAGCACTTTTTGCGAGAATACCTCTCATGCCGAGATATAGGATGGCGTGCTTACATGACAGCAGCAAGCGATCTCGCTGCGATGGGTGCGCGAGGCTGGTGCGCTCTTTCATCTATAGTCCTTCCACACTTTGTATCTGATTCAGATTGGCAGGAACTTATAGCGGGGCTGCGTGAAGCTGCATATTCTTTGCACA
Protein-coding regions in this window:
- a CDS encoding peroxiredoxin, giving the protein MESIRLKKGDRAPSFTLLTDEGETVTLSDFSDRFLILYFYPKDQTPGCTREAQAFSARIADFEQHHASILGVSKDSTESHHRFRVSCRLEIPLASDPDLTVHKLFGAYGEKNLYGKITEGVIRSTFLIRPDKKIEEAFYHVKVEGHVDKVFERLCISSEENAFFPK